The stretch of DNA caacttcATTGGGCAGTTTCCCAGACAGAGATTTAATTGAGACAGGACTAGGCCCTCATCCAGAACAGTTGATCATGGCCTAAAAAGtgacttttcaaaacacatctTTGGATAGTTACTTCTGGACTAAGGAGAGCTTGATTCagtttaaagtaataatccaccAGACCCACGTTTTTCGTTGTTTTCAGCGCCACCTTTGTGGTatttttgggcttttttttttttttacctttttgtttGATAAGTTTCTGGGCATTTTCTGGTTGTTGTACAAGGTGTCtgcaaagtctctttacaatttcaaaaatctattacaaaagcaattgatgataTAGGttcatcagatttgttctatgtactcagtagTTATCagagtttttaatcacattggacatcaacaacctgaagcaAAACATCTCTGAtaccattgccaccattgatgaggctctgttacagtgaacatggcaagaaatcgagtaccgtcttgatgtgcttcatgcaactaatggtgcccatacagaggtgtattaaatgaggcaaaaaaaaaaaaaaaaaaaaaatcagtatctactcctcattttgtaatcatttccacagatttgtcaatttatttgcttttgtaataaatgtgttaaattgtaaagagactttatggacaccctgtatttcttgctaatttccaggtcatttttgcttatttgctcAACGCCGTtacctcatgtttttgaaagaaatcaatcaaatgtGCACAAAGGGTTAATGTGTAAACCCCAGTGATGCTCATAAAATCTGGACTGGATCTAGAAAATTGATTTAGAAAAGTCTAGAATTttgtgaaagaggaggagaaacaggtggatgttgttttgtttcctctttgacaaataacagaaatctGAAGATAAAACCTGCGGCCTTGGAAGTTTGATGTAAACCTTTTGTTACTTCCGGACTAACACCGATCTTTGACCTGGAAATCAAACCATTTAAATGTAGATTCAAATAAATCTGGAACTATTTCAACCCCATCAAGTGAAATAGAATTGTCCCCATTTAAACTGCCATTTTAGTGTGTGACTAAGCTTGATCCCTTTCTTGGAGATACGGCCCCTGAGTGTACTAATGTGTTGCAATGTTCTTTTGAAGAGCATTTTGAAGTATTTCCCATACTAGCCTAAGAAAGCAACAATCTTCCTCTTTTCTAATGCTCTATCAATATATCCTGCCAAACTGAGAGGCTAAAGAGagcactggtgtgtgtatgtgtatgtaatgtgtgtgtgtggcgtgcaCACGCGTGAACATGCACGTACGatcctctgcatgtgtgtttatctgctcTTGCTGGCATGAAATGTGTGCATACAcgctggtggtgtgtgtatagtgtgtgtacagtgaTTAGGTGATACGCTTCCTccctttcatgtgtttttagtCTCCTATGCTTTGTTCCCTTTCTTAATTACAGCAGAGCTCTCCTCTGAGAGCATGTAACCCACTCCCCACTTCCACAGCAGCATCCCATTAAAGCCGCACACCCGACACCGCCTCCCTCTACCTTTATGCAGAATACAATTAAAACGGAGCGAGATCAAAAAGATGCCAGGAGCCCGACGAGGgtgatgtttttctgaaaaatgcAGATTTGTGTTATTGATGGCTGCCCGTTTGGAAATCATTATGGGACAAGGAGTAATCAGTGGAGCTGCATCAGCACTTTAGTCGTCGACAAGCACCAACACCACCCctaacacacaaatacacacacacacacacacacacacacacacacacacaaacacatcataaGAGCACATATGCTCTTTCAACAAAGTGTATAAGTTAGTTGCCCATCTTGTTCAGAGCTTATTAATGATTGTGCACTTGTTGTGCATTAGCCTACTTAGGCAGCATCTTTACAGTGGGTTACACAGATATATtggttattacatttttttttcttttttctttttttttttttgaccgtCCTTTTTGACCATCCCTCTGATTTTGGATGTTTGGCCCATTAACCTACAAttcccccacattttacattgcaaaaaaacattttacaaatctTGCAGgcatactaaagatttcacaacatcaaatccctccatttctccattttcaaatatgaatttttggtcaaaaCATCCACCTTCTaaagttctgcttctgtggctaacaaagtctaCTAAATAAATTGCATGATTGTCCTGTCGGAAAGATCAAAGTCATTGAAACatgacagtgctgctgcttttttggAAAACCAATGTGGACAACTTCATCACAGTGAtagaatactggtgtgaagaaagtttgaaatctctgaaagttcattttcatacctACACGTTCATACgtacacagagaaaaataaaggtgcgaATTTGAATTGGAGATGATTCTTCAGAGTGAAGCCATAGGAGAGCCTTTTCCAGTTCCTCtaagaacctttcagaccatGGCTCTTTAAAGAGCCATTTCTACATGGCTCAAAGGTGCCtcaacaagccaaaaaaaaaaaaaaaggaaccagCAATTGTTTCTTCAAAGAAGATATGGCAATAGcagttaatttaaaataaaggtgTCAACTGGAACCCAAAACATAGTGGTGTGCAGGAGAACCATTTctgattccacaaagaacctttcagaccacAGTTCTTTAAGGAGCCATTTCTTAAACACTTCTTCATAGAATCCTCAAAGGTGCTTCAAAGATCcattaaaaaagtttttttagGTTGAGGTGAAATTGTTCCTCAAAGAActttaacaacaaacaaaagttGACAAAACAACCTTTTTCAGAATAGTTCTTGGTAAAGCTGATTGTTTCAATGaagaactcttttttttttttttttttttttgaggatccatccacaaaatgaaatagTTCTTTAGTAGTTAATGGTTCTTTATGGAACCATTTTAgaacaattatttttctgtgtgtagtggaataaatggaaaccaatggctggataaaaggtaggaaaataATATCAAGAGTTCTAAAATATAACttcttgctttgaaaaatgtttagCAGGAACATGAAGTATGTACATTTTGCATATATTAGGCAAAACACAAAGAATCACTGGGATGCTCCTTTAATCGTCAGCCTGTGACAGTGCCAGTGGAAATTACAATCTGGGGGAAGAAGAACAATCATGATTAGCAGAATCCTGATCCTGACAACCTGACATGagtctctctgcctttttttgctttttaaaattcaattgctcaatcagtgttttgttttttagagaTAACATGTGGAATattatactaaaaaaaaaaaaaaaaaaaaagagtgtgggtttaaatggagagttttagtgtcccatgatggtctaaatgttgtttcagacGTTTCGCCAgcctgacaaaaacaaaacaaacaaacaaacaaacaaaaaacaggagaacACTGAATAGTTTACTCATAATAtttggtgtgaaaaaaaaaaatctaaccaaAACTTGACTTTCAGCGACTAGAAATACCAGCATCAAAAAACCCAATCAGTCCACATGCAGGAAGTAATGTGAGACATTGCTGCAGTTAAATGTCTGTGGATAAAAGTGCTCATTTTAATACTGTATCACTATCATCATTAAATAGATTAACAATTGTTCTAGCAGCATATTAGTtatgtgtttgaatgttttattagGGAAAAGGCCCTGGAATGAATCCTCCCTCAGTCTCCCAATGAATAATTCTGTTAAGCCTGAATTGTGTGCAGGCCTAAGCAGGGATGTAAAGAGGCTAAACCCACCTAAATGAattctttttgtttgaaaaatgcagtttattcACCTTTTTGCAAACTGAGATCAGTCTTTATGATATGAAGTAATAAGTGGTATAAAGTGTTTTATACTTTAATATAGCgaaaattaatgtttttctgAGGCATTtttagaaattattttattattaattctgGCTGTTTTGCCTTATGATGATCATCTTTCCGCCCCATCTAGCTCTTTCCCAGCCTTGATGATGTGGGTCTACTGCccccatgtttaaaaaaaaaaaaaaaaatgtatgtgtgtgtgtgtgtgtgtgtgtgtgtgtgtgtgtgtgtgtatgtgtgtgtgtgtggaggagggggtgggaaCACAGTGGGAGAAATGGAATTAATTCAGTTTCACCTTCCCTCTTAAATAAATGTATcacagatgaataaaatattggACTGTTTTAAGCAGCGGAACTTAACATGCTGGATACTGCGGCTAATTATGAGATTGTGACTTTTATCATGACAATCAAATAGACATGGCAATGTTGCAACATAGACCTCGGCCTGAACTTTGCATGAATCTATATATAGTCTACATTAAATAAACTCGAAATTCACTTGAACTGCATTTATTCTCCAAATTCATTTCTAAAGAGTCCATTCAATTAAACCCAGCTTCACAGAAACTAGTAAGCCAGCCTCCCgtcttcagttaaaaaaaagcacatataaatataaactgatattttttcCTTAATCTTACACAACCTCCTAATATCATATTTCATACACGCCCGCAGACATGCCCGCTGCCACTATGTTTAATGTATAAGCCAGCCTTATAGCAGATAGAAAACGCAGATGATAAATATGCATGTATTCAATTAAGGGTATTACAGAGGGGTTGATTTGCATAAGGATTTAGGAGCTTAACATCATATTTGTGCTATAAAACTTCACAATAGCCTAAACGCAGGCTTTTATGCATggggagtggtgtgtgtgtatgtgtgtgtgtgtgtgtgtgtgtgtgtgtgtgagggggggggtGGCTAGGTATTTTTAAGGAGCGGCTGCAAAAGAAAGGGAATTAGAAAGGTATTACCAGCAGAATAGCGATGCAACATGAatcatcttttttccccccttaccTACCAATATTTAAATTGcgcatttttctcttttttactcATAACTACTTTTACTTCTTCTTTgaagatattaaaaaatgaataaatgaataaataaataataacaataataaaaacaagtcaGGTGGATGTGAGCCTGAAGTTGAACATTCTTCTATTCTTCTTCCCATTTCACAACAGTTCTTTTCCAGCTGCTGCATGCTGGAAATGACTTCGCACCACAAGCCAAGTTCCACAATAAACAAAGCGGTGCGATAAGGTGTAATTTTCCCTCTCATGCTGGAATAACTGGCCTACCAGCTTTTGTGCAGACTaacctcctctctgctcctctgatgACGAAGTCCACTTTCCCCTCCCAATTAAGAGCAGAGAGCTAATTATGAGCGGATCCAGGATCAGCTCTGCGCCCTGCCAACGCCGGCAGTGGAAACACAGACGTGCTGCTgaatcagtttttaaaaagataCACTCACACATGGAAGACAGTCGATTGGACGAAGCGTGCTCgtttatttgaaaatgataaATACGTTAAAAAGATCCACACATGCACTTGGAAAAGTAAAATTCACCTCCCATGTGACAGACGGCATGACTACAATTGTTTTAAGGCATCAAATGATCCTGCGGAGATGCTGCTTGTTTCATTTTGCCAGTAAATACAGcagctttttatattttctaagACGGAGCTCAAAGCTCAAAACTCCTCGAATCCGCTTGGCAGTGagcttttcctcattttctcgCCTGTTCTCCTcccttcatttgtttttaaaattctgCTGACTGGCATGGGCCCTGCTTTTACCTCTGACACCTGTGGCAAATgtttgacacacaaacacacgtgtgtgtgtgtgtgtgtgtgtgtgtgtgtgtgtgtgtgcgtgtgtgcgtgcgtgcgtgcgtgtgtgtatctctatctatctatctatctatctatctatatgtatgtatcaatatgtgtgtgtgtgtgtgtgtgtgtgtttgtgtgtgtgtgtgtgtgtataaatccacgaaaaaatgtattttaaaataaaagaaaataaagagaaaacttcacattttttctgtatttgtgttgaTTTGAATATGATTAAAGGGTTTATTCCTGGGTGTGATAGAGCAGCCTGTGCTGTTTCTGAGTCCAGTGAGCTTTAATATATAGACTATCCACATATGTAGCTACACAGCCTGGAAACTGTAGCAGAATCAGCTGTGCCATTAACTTATATGAATAAGTCAATACCATGGATACAACTGAAGAGGCCAAACTAACAGTCAGCTCAGCTTTACACCCAGAAAAAGAGGGTCCTTCAGTGGTTCCTTGGTTGGGGTTATAGTTGGTCTATATGATTCATAGAACTCTCAgatgtgaaacaaaacaaaactgaccaaccagaataaaaaaaaaacccgcaTATGCGGCTCTTTAAATCATCTTTTATTTATGATTTGGAGCGTTTTACACAGTCTCACAGCTTCTTTGGCACCAGAACAGAGTCTATGTGGAACCATTCGAGCTTCTAGACAATCGTTTTTAAAACGGTTCTAAATGGTTCTAAAAGCCATTAGCTGGTGCTGTGTAGAACCATTTTTGTTGAGAGTGTATGTCACTTGAGTAAAGGTCCCAGAGGAGCTTCCCAGTGCGCACAGACAGCTCCTCCACATGCACACCTCAGACAAAACTCTCCGCTCTGTGcttccctctctcatctctcttcttcttcttctttggtgaaGTTGACATTTGGGCTCTTTGAAGCAGACTGCGGTTGCAGAAGAGGACACAAGGACGGATGGTGGCCGGGTCCTTGCACCGGTGCGTAACCGTGGCAGGCTTTCAGACCTGGTCAGTAAAGTAACAATTCGGTGGAAGGCGGAACAACCAATGAACATAAATGGTGCGCCGTGACGCAACGGGGCCCCGTTGATAAGGAGCGCAGAGTCCAACCGGGACCGGAGAAGGAGGAACGGCGGTTTTTGGGGGGCCAGCTGGCACTCGCTTATAATAAGTCAACGTAAAGccaactcctcctcttccattaCACACGTGTGCAGCTGACTtggcaaaagacaaaaattaaaaaagaaaactgcaaaGGAAAACAGCTTCTCCTAGGCTTCCGGTGGGATTTTATAAAGCAAAGGGTccttctgtgctttttttcttcttctgctttctCCTGCAAAGCACAAGTAGTTTTGCCGACATAAATCACGCTGCTTTACGCACCAAGTTGGACTGTCTAGTTGAATGAAAACCTGGAGGGGGTGAGGAAGCCTTTCTCACAGGCTCTCTGTTGATCTTTCCCCCCttctgtcaggttttttttttttttttttttttttttttggagacatATATCTGTTTTTGCCTGCCTGTGTGATGCGGTAGATGGTTTGCTGCCCAGAGTGGCAGTGCCAGTTGCCAGTTACTTATTGTtctgcaaaaaagaagaaattttcGTCGGCAATGTCTTGCAAATTACCGAAATCCTGATACTACTCCCGGCGAGGAGGCATCGGTACCGAGACTCATGCAACGGGGGCTTCCATAGTTGGTATGTTAATTCACGGTAAATGGAAAATTATTTAGCAAGAGCAGCTGATGATAACAAAGAAATAGTGTCACAcctcagagaaagaaaaaatagattCCCATCGCTATAAGAGAAGGGGAATCTGCACGCTTATTTATGAATTAATCATAGCTTATTAATAATGAGAGCTGCAGAGATTCGGATGACGGTTTCCATTGGCAGATGAGACCTAGTGTGGAGAACACGTGTCcaattttttcctcatatttttcCTCCCTGATCTGGATTTCTCACTTGTCACAGCAAGAAGacgaaaaaagagagagagggagagagagagaaagattgagTGCCATTGCACGAGGTTTTGCGTCTGATGGAAATCTTGGGTTGCAGATCTGAAGAGAACAGTTATAATATCCTCCCCTCTGCGGCAACGATGCTTTTCCATGGCCTCCCTGGAGGCGACGTGCACGGTGTGGTGGAAGAGATGGACCGGAGAGGAAAGAGCGAGTCAGCAGCCATCAGCTCAGCCATCGATATGGGGGAATCTGAAACGGTAGGAGAGATTTCGTTTTACTCCTTTCAGCTGATTTTTGAAATAGTGGCACTGCCACTGCGAACTTGCATGTGCTATTTAACGGATAGTTTCCAGAAATAGACACTTTTCCCCTCTCTAACCACTTTTTTAAATCACTAATGCTACCAGCGATTGGAATAAAATGTGTCCACCAAATGGCACATATTGTAATTATGTTAGCCCATAAAGTTCCTCCAAACGGCCTCTAAATTTTTCAGCAGCCTCTGCTTAATCCTGCTGGATCTGAAAACTTCTTATGGCCCCAACAAAGCCTAAACTAAATAGGCCCTAACTAAACAGGCTGCAAAATTGTCCCAGAAAACAACATGTAATATTACCCTGGAAATTAAGTATTTTATTTCCTTAAGCAAATTTTGTATGCGATTTCTGTTTTAAATCCATGTGCATTTTCAGGCTCAATCAAGGCAAAATCAAAGCGTATCTGAAAAGGAGACTTTGGAATGGAATGAACTAGAGCAGCCCATAAGAAAGATACTTGAAGCAAAGTATGAACAACAAAACCCAACTCTCGTTAATAGCAAAAGCCGGTTTCAggctttattttagtttattttatttcatttatttttcattcttttcgTAAAGATCTCAATACATCAGTTTGAAATCAGTAATTataatttaaacaaataaaattaaaaagtgcatTCTTAGAAAGTTCAGTAATCTGTCACTGAGCAATGacacaatggaaaatgaaataataattataaaagaagaaaagatgaCCTGTACCAAAACCATTCATTTTGATTCTGCTTCCACctttattttcaaatgattCAGAGAACGTGCGTGAGTGCGTGTACGTGCTTGAGTAGcctatgcgtgtgtgtattgctGTGTCTTCCAGGGCTCGAAACAATTTTAATGAGTTTCGTGTCTTAGGGTTTTGAATGCACTTTAACTTTTCCCCCCCTAATATTATTActcttattttccttttgagTGAACTGACCACAGACACATTTAGGACATTCTATCGgcctgtacattttttttcttataaaaatctgtttcttttttgaaGCCATGATTGTTACAAGCTACTGCCACATGCATGTGCACTAATCACACATTGGCCTCCCGTGATGAAAAATACCTATAATATCCCTATATTATTTTGATAGGGCCTCATAGTGTGTTTATTGTAATCAACAGTAACTTCATACGAGATTATCATAGTTAATGgtgttttctcttaaattcCAACAGTATCACTATGAGATCCCTAAAATATTCCTATAGGCCCTATAGGGTGCTTATGGTAGGCTACTCAGTAGTGAATTTAGTTGCTCTATTTTTTCTGCATGTCTCGCGCTAACGCTGTAATATTTTTATGATATTCTCAAAAGGTCCTATTAAGTGTGTCTCTAGTGCTGAATAGTGCATTATAGTAGTGTATCTCCAATCGTATCACTATTGTAACCTATATGTTTTTCTAGTTTAATTTGTATACTTTCTGGTATATCTGTTTAGTATCTCTATAATATTCCTAAATTATTCCTGAGGGGACTTGAGTTGAAATCAGAAGTGTCTTTCAATGTAAAGTTGACCGTATATACTTTATGTGTTTTTCTATGAGACACAGTTTATATAATATTCCAGCATGGACTTTTAGTGTGTCTATAATGTGTCTAAGAGGTTTGTATTGATCTTATCATAGTAAATGGTATTTCCTGACCTTCTGTGgcattattttaaaattcattcattcataacaaTGATCTATGTGTGTCTGAGGAGTTGAACAGTGAATTTGCAGCTGCTTAATTACAGCGTTTTCTTATACTCCTGTTAGATTATATTTGTGATGCAATATTTACAGCGTGTCCATGGTGGGTTCATTGTGATTTGATCAGTGTTTATAGGCTATTTATCGATCTGCTATGATAAGCTTTCATttgtattcctataatattgcTATAGAGGCTTTTAACTTGTCTAGGTTGTGTCCTGTGTTGTGGCCTTGTGTTGTGGTATTCCCATTTTAAGATATTCTTCACAGgttttttaaatctattatCGTTCTGTGCCTCTGTATTTTTTACCCACTTATTTTAATGTACATATTCCTGTAATAGTTCTATATTACAGTAGTCTATATCGTGGCTATGGGACCCAATTCTATGACTGTCGTTTTCTGTggtattttatttcctcctacTATCAATATAGCATATGTTTAAGACATGTAATTTACTTATGATGTTGCTAAACCATCGTTTGTATTTTTTCCACCCTCTAATAAAACAACATGCCCTCACTGTTTTCCTGTCtgccttcctctgcctctctctcttcatgttGCGCTGCCAGTCCATGCCATGCATGACCAGTGAGCGGGTGGCCCTGTGTGCGGGCTGCGGTAGGAAGATAGCGGACCGTTACTACCTGCTGGCCGTGGATAAACAGTGGCACATGCGCTGCCTCAAATGCTGCGAGTGCAAACTGAACCTGGAGTCTGAGCTCACCTGCTTCAGCAAGGACGGCAGCATCTACTGCAAGGAGGACTACTACAGGTACAGGAGGGGACACGCAGGCCTGTGCAGCACGGAAGGGAGAGGACACTCACCCATACCTCACTGTATCCCACAGGAACATCTGCCACTGCTGAGATTTTCACTCAGTTATGTGGAGTTGGCGACTTAGATTAACTCCAATGAAtgtaggcttttttttattttcacactatGAGAATTCAAAGAAGACCATAATGGCCGGTAAATTAAATAgtaatagtgataataaataaataaacagtggataccacagaaacaaaaactgcTTATATtttagaaagaagaaaaaaaatatatatataatatttttttttaaaaagtgtccACAAAATTACAAGATGATTGTCACAACATTACACAACTTAGACATTACTTATGATATATCTCGCTAGTGCTGATATGTTTGCACTGAGGATATAGCTGACTTTTTGTGCTATTATTCAGCaactttacttttttccccattccaAATAATTTCAAGtaaccctccccctccctctcccctctttcgCCCCCCACACGCCCATTTCCCAGCCCAGTTGCACAGTCTACATGACTGGCTTCAATCAAAGCATTAGCCTATATTAcaataaacataacataaatttaaataaccaaataattacatgaaagaaaacacaaaatgttggaaaaagcaaacatcatgtcaggatgttttgttttgttgttttttgtagcTGTGATCATTTATAGAAAGCACACTGGATGATTAAAGGCTAGATATGACATTTAATTAATGGCCAGTATCGGCAAACATATATCGGTCTAACGATCACCTCATTGGCGCTTGGCTTGGGTGAACTCTTTTCTGCTAATTTATAAAGTCAACTTAATAAAAGCTGTTGGCTATAAAAGTTAGTTTCATCTCATATGGAAGCTATAAGGCCTTAAAAGCGCCCGTGTCCAGCAGCTGATGAGGTTTCTGTGTTGTCCGCAGAAGATTTTCGGTGCAGAGATGCGCTCGGTGTCACCTGGGGATCTCGGCCTCGGAGATGGTGATGCGGGCCCGGGACTTGGTCTACCACCTCAACTGCTTCACCTGCACTACCTGCAGCAAGATGCTCACCACCGGGGACCACTTTGGCATGAAGGACAGTCTGGTCTACTGTCGACTGCACTTTGAGACTCTCATCCAGGGAGAATATCAGACACATTTTAACCATGCGGACGTTGTGCCGCATAAAGGCCTGGGCCCGGCCAACACACTCGGACTATCCTACTTCAACGGCGTGGGGACGGTGCAGAAGGGCCGGCCCAGAAAGAGGAAAAGCCCCGGGCCTGGGGCCGAGCTGGCCGCCTACAATGCAGGTAAGCAGGCCGCAGTGGTAGTAACAACTCGCCTATAAA from Myripristis murdjan chromosome 9, fMyrMur1.1, whole genome shotgun sequence encodes:
- the lhx2b gene encoding LIM/homeobox protein Lhx2b isoform X1, with protein sequence MEILGCRSEENSYNILPSAATMLFHGLPGGDVHGVVEEMDRRGKSESAAISSAIDMGESETSMPCMTSERVALCAGCGRKIADRYYLLAVDKQWHMRCLKCCECKLNLESELTCFSKDGSIYCKEDYYRRFSVQRCARCHLGISASEMVMRARDLVYHLNCFTCTTCSKMLTTGDHFGMKDSLVYCRLHFETLIQGEYQTHFNHADVVPHKGLGPANTLGLSYFNGVGTVQKGRPRKRKSPGPGAELAAYNAALSCNENDGDSMDRDSQYSSSQKTKRMRTSFKHHQLRTMKSYFAINHNPDAKDLKQLAQKTGLTKRVLQVWFQNARAKFRRNLLRQESTGVDKASDGSTLQGGTPSGPASEISNASMSPSSTPTTLTDLTNPTMPTVTSVLTSVPGGMDVHECRSPSQTTLTSLF
- the lhx2b gene encoding LIM/homeobox protein Lhx2b isoform X2; translated protein: MLFHGLPGGDVHGVVEEMDRRGKSESAAISSAIDMGESETSMPCMTSERVALCAGCGRKIADRYYLLAVDKQWHMRCLKCCECKLNLESELTCFSKDGSIYCKEDYYRRFSVQRCARCHLGISASEMVMRARDLVYHLNCFTCTTCSKMLTTGDHFGMKDSLVYCRLHFETLIQGEYQTHFNHADVVPHKGLGPANTLGLSYFNGVGTVQKGRPRKRKSPGPGAELAAYNAALSCNENDGDSMDRDSQYSSSQKTKRMRTSFKHHQLRTMKSYFAINHNPDAKDLKQLAQKTGLTKRVLQVWFQNARAKFRRNLLRQESTGVDKASDGSTLQGGTPSGPASEISNASMSPSSTPTTLTDLTNPTMPTVTSVLTSVPGGMDVHECRSPSQTTLTSLF